Genomic window (Rosa chinensis cultivar Old Blush chromosome 6, RchiOBHm-V2, whole genome shotgun sequence):
AGTGAATATATAGAACTCTGACACGTTTCCTGCAGGTTTATGCACCAATAAAAATTGTTCTTACAGACATGTAAATGTAAATCCGAAGGCATCTACTTGTGAAGGATTTCTTAAAGGTTATTGTGCGGACGGAAATGAGGTACTGTCTTCTCATATAGAACCAAGTCTTCTTTCCccgcttttcttttttcattttttacttCATTCATTTCTTGTTCGTCTTGCTACATACTGAAGCCAATATGTTAGTTTATATTATGTATGCGCATGCATTTGGATTTTGAAGGAAAGGGGTTTTCAAACATTCATTTGGACGTACCATACATGGGGAGGGCTGACCTGCCAGGTGAGCTATGTGGTACTAGTTAGGGTGAGATTACAGAGGCTTGGGTGTATGGGAAGATAGTGGGGTGGTTGACAGATGAAAGATGAGAGAAATCCTATTGGGCTTTAACAAAAGTACCGGAAGTAGCATCTGATAATTTTATTATCTGGTGGGTAATTGGGCATTTCATAGATGATTTATTTTTCTAATCGTATAGATTATTATCAGGAAACTAAGCATGACACCTTTAAGGACtcattatcaaaaaaaaaatccgaaacCCTTGACCCCTACCATAATAACTCTCAACAATTTAAGAGATAATTTTGCGATGTTTTGGGAATATGCTAGGGTGCATAGAGTATAGATTCTcattattgttttagttttctatttttcttggtGTACATTTTAGATTTCTGTTTAACACTTGATAATCTCCTGCTTGTCAACAAACAACATACACTAATGTTGGAGCAAGTAAATTCGAATGTATATATCTTCCTCACAGTGCCGGAAGAAGCACAGCTATGTCTGCCAGACTTTTGAAGAAACAGGAACGTGTCCTCAAGGGCCCAAATGCAAGCTTCACCACCCCAAAAAGCGTATGAAGGGAAAGATAAAGAAACGATCAAGAGAACATAGAAATGGTTGGGGACGTTACTTTGTTTCCAAGGATGTTGGTGTTTCTGAGCCCGTAACAGCGTCTGCAAAGCACTGTGCACAAAATGGTGATGACATATTTGGTAATGATTTCGTTAGCATCAATGTTAGTGACGAGGAGGCTGGAGAAAGTAACAATCCACCTGAGCAAACCACATTTTATGACAGTGATCCCTCTGAATTAGACTTGGATGATCTTGATGAACTAATTAAACCGGTTCGTTTGTTGAATAAGATGAAGACAAACATTTATTGACAGTGGCAGCCAAAGAGATACATGTGATCTATACCATGGAGTAATTTCTGCAAACTACTCTCCGATCGTATGCTTGTGCAAAATGATTTGGGAGTATAGGCCCCCCTCTTTTTTTGGTGAGGTGGAGGTCCTAAGGCCAAGGGAGGACCCTAACCAGGAACAGGTATAAGCTTGTGTACCAGCTGAAGCAGGAGTTCACTGATTTGGAATGCTAAGTGGATGCATAAGCGAGGTGCAAAAGCAAGCGGGAACAAGTGGACCGGGCATAAAGATTTATTTGATCATCAAGCTGAGTAAACCCAGACTATCAGCGTCGGAGAGGGTCACAAAGAGAAGTTTATGGAAGACCTGGCAGCTAATACCACTCCTATGTCCCATCTGAGAGAGTCGGCAGCCAGATTTGCTTAGCATGCACCAAGTCAGAGAAGTTTATGGAAGACCTGGCAGCTAATACCACTCCTGTGCCCCATCTGAGAGCGTCGGCAGCCAGATTTGCTTAGCTGGCACCAAGTCAACACTAACCATAGTTTTTTCTCTTGCTAGGAATAgtgatttctttctttttgttttgtttgttttcctttttctcaaTTCTTTTGTTTCCCTTATACATGTTGTACAAGATCAAGATAGTTGAAATGAATAATAAAGCATGAAATGCGCTTGAATAATCAGAATGTTGCGTCTACTTTTTTTCTTGAGCTCTCCCTCTGAGCCTGTGTtttgctttgaattttgatgacaTGGACTATATTATCAGATTAAACAAGGCTATTTACCTTGAGGGCAtgatttttttgtaaatatgtaAAATgggaagaaaaagataaaaacaaaGGGCTTCTTCACaaggggagagagaggagaaatcaCCACACAAGTCTCCCAGTATAATACAAGaaatcttatcctcatatatatGTGGACCAATTTCTATAGGCCTTCCACAAATTTCCCAAAAATTTTGGTACCTAAGAGCAATATTATTtcgacccaaaaaaaaagagagagcaaTATTATTCACTGAACTGCATAAAAAGATTGATAAGTTTGGTCCATAAACTATAATGCTACTACATTCAGCCATGGCAGCGACTTCTTCTTATATGGCTTGTGCAAAATTCTCTATGTTGGGTTATGCTGGAAGAAGAATCCAACTGAGAAGCAGAAGAGACTTCTTTATAAGAGCTCAGCAGCAACCTGGTGAAGTCCAAGAACCACAAGAACTGAAAATACAAGAACCACAAGTACAGAGAGAAAAAGGAGAGCCAAAAGGAACAGTGCCAAGGCCAGTGGAGACACAATTGAATGTGAAGAGTAGGAACATGGCGAGAGAATATGGTGGGGATTGGCTTAGCTGTGCCACAAGGCATGTGAGGATTTATGCTGCTTATATAGACCCAGAAACCTGTGCATTTGATCAGACACAGATGGATAAGCTCACCATTATACTTGATCCAACCAATGAGTTTGTGTGGACTCCAGAGACTACCAACAAGGTCTACTCCTACTTCCAAGAGCTTGTGGATCACTATGAGGTAATCTTGTTTATGATCATAATTGCGGACTTTACATTCTTTGTGATGTATGTTAGTGTTCCTATATTTTGGCTAAGTTCACATGCACGAAGGTATTGATGTTTTTGCTCACCGTTTCATATTTAGTTTGTTAGACAATCATTAgacgtaaaaacttccacgGTTAGAGAATTGTACAATAATGTATATCAAGTTAACGCTTCTCTCAATACGGTATTAAAAAAGGCATCACCTTGCAGCTTGCAGATCAATAATTAAGTGAAAGTGAGGTCACTGTGAGGATTAGATTCTAAAATCTAAACTAAGATGCAAGCAGAACTCTAATGCCTCCATTTAAGAGGTCTTCGTGGAGACACCATGGGGATCCAATGAAATATAAGTGAATTATATCCCTCTTGGCCTTGCCTTCTGATCTATTacactaaatatatatttctctgAAATTTTCTGTAGTTGAGATGTAGTTCCTTACTGAGACATCTACATTTGGTGTGAAAATCAGGGTGCAGATTTGACAGAATACACTCTGCGTCTGATTGGTTCAGACATAGAGCACTACATAAGGAAGCTTCTCTATGACGGAGAAATCAAATACAACATGGATGCAAGAGTCCTTAACTTCAGCATGGGTAAGCCTCGCGTTATGTTCAATAACAACGAATTTCAACCTCAGGATGTATGATGATAAGATTGAGAGTCATCAAACAGAAAAGCTGGAGAAAGAAGATGAACATATTAGGTTTGATGAAGGAGTAATGTCTTCCCTTCCATCTATTCCTACTCATTGAAGGTCAATATGTGATTATGTAGAGAGAGATATACATCTGAATTTGTTTCTCTAGAAGTAAACTGCTCCGAAATGAAGAGCGAAAAGATtatcaagaaatttgattcaatTGATGGGATTAAAGGCTGATCGAGGAAATGAGGATACCAATAGATCAGCTCTTTCTTATACACCCTACTAATCTTCCATTCTCTAAAACAAAACCACAGTTTTAGTAAGAAATATCACATGTCATTTCTCTAACAATCCGTTGCATATATTACACATACTCCATAACAGAACCGCTGTTGTCTGCATTCAGAGATCAAAAGCTACATCATGCATAAAAAGGTACCAAGCCACAGCCTACTTGCAATGTATGATACATATAGCCTTCAAAATACGCAACTTCGAATTACTATTAATCTTCTCAGTGGTAGCTAATACGCTACACCTAATTACTACAGCTGCACTCAAAAGACATGCTCCATTGCATTTTGGAGTTGATGCAAGGACTCCCATTTGTAGCTGGGGTGACCCCTATTTTTTCTCAGGCTGCAGCATCGTCTTCAAGCATCTTTTGTCCTTCCATGGAATAAAGCTTCCTTCCTGGGACTTGTTCTGACCAAATTTTACAATAATTATACTATCAGAAGGTGCTATAACATCAATACTCATCAATTCGGTAACGCAATTGCAAatgtacacacacatacacatacaCAGACCCTATGCAAAGAATCACAGAGAAAATCATGCACCTATAATAATCAACAATAATCTAAAAACAGAACATAGCCTACTTATCACCAGATTGAACTTTAACTAGCAACTGCCAAGTTACACCAATCATTTTCATAAATGGCTGGTATGTTCTACAAACAGACAAGCTAACAAGATAACCCGTTATACCAATCAcatgaaaccaaaaaaaagtCAAAGAAAACTTACTTTCAGCCAGTAAAACAATCCCCGGTAGAGATTTATAGTTCTAGAGCGATCGCCATTGGCTGCATAAATCTTTTCACCCAGATCTGCAAGATTAGAAAACATACTGACAAACTAAAACCaagaaaattttaaacaaaatttcAAGGATGCAAAGCCGGTAATTTGTACAAACCAAGTAATACATTAAGTTCTAAAGAAACCATGGCTACAGAACCAGCTAGCCAGTATaattaaaagcagaaattaCTTCGACTCCAAAGGAGCCGCCTCCTAAGTCGGCAGTCCCCGTGAAATGCGAAAACAAAGAAGCAGAGATTTGCATGCAGGCAATGGCATTATACAGACAACAAGGCCTTACACCACAAATCAATTTTATAGCAAATCAACCTTGCACATTTTCTGAATATACATTATATTTTGTTTCTAAGCACAGGCAATGCATTGGAAGAATAAGTTAAGAGATGAAATGGATCAGGAGTAACCCACAATGAGCGTAGTCCACTCTCTGACCTAAATCCAATAGGGCTTCCTTTCACCATTTCCAAAGTTCCTGGCTAAGCATCCCCTTAATAGGTTGCAAGCAGAGGCATATAAAATTTTACTAGAGACAACAAATCTGAGTTTCATATAATCTGAAACTGAATTATAGTGTAAGAAGCATTCAGGTCATGGTAATTCTGGATAAACAAGGAAATAATATTAGAATCTATGATTTAAAAGGAATGGATCAGACAGAATTAGATTCACCAGCTCCAGTTCAGTTCATTAACATAAAGACAGGCAGAGGAACATACTAAATCCTAGACCTACCAAGATAGAAGCAAATctgtaattaaaaaaataaatttagacTTGAACAAAACCAGTAATAGAGAGCACTTGAAGAAAACTAACCTTTGTACACCTGTAGGTATGTTTTTCCATATTCTCTTGGCGTTTGACCTGATTCAATGCTATTAAACAGATCTGTCTCATGGTCACTTGGCCCTTTGCTACATGCATCTACCAAGAGCTTGAGATGCTCTTCTTGGTCGTACGGCCTTCCAAGATCCTTCATAAGCCCCTCCCTAAACTGGTTATGACTCTCAATGCTGTGCCCACCGTTTGTGTCCATCTTTTATTTGCACAACATTAACAGTAGACACAACCAGATATTAACAAATTTAGAAGCCCCAAACCAATGTATGTTATGTCTGCATGCACATGTCTCTGTGTGTGTCCTGTGATAGCACCAAGgcagaaagcaaaaaaaaaaaaaaggataaaatGAAGAAGGGGCATACTATATGAAAACTATCAAGTGAATCCCTGTGCATTGCATCTGATGTAGCCTCCTGCTCCTCATATATCTTTCGTCCACCATTGCTTGGTGTATACACCAAATTTTTACCATCCACCTCAACGACACTTATGAATTCTTCATAACTCTCATCTACTAAATCACATTCAGCTGCACAGTGGCACCCACGCTCAGAAAATTGAATAGCCTCTAAGCAAGGTGTTTTAGGGGGGCAACCATTTGACTTACCACTAACAGTATTCAGAGTTTCTtttatattcttcttctttgccaCTGAACTCTTTTTTGCTCGGAGGACCTCTAAATTTCCGGTGGGAGTCTTCCTGTTTTTACTCTGCAGAGTACTCCTACGAGCTCTTGGGCTCACAGTTTTTCTCATAGTTCTATTAATTGCAGTATTATTTTTCACCTGAGAATTTTTCAAAGCCTTAGCACACGCTTAAACACAAACGTACGTATTTACAGATCATGAAATGCGCTCATAGGTGTGTGATAACATAGCATATAAAATGTAAATCAAAGCTTAAACAGGAGAGAACATACAAATGAGGCACGACATCCATCATTTTGATGACTGTCCTGTTCATTTAGATCCGAATCTGAGGAAGTATCTTCGTAGTTCTTAGGGCAGCTCAtctttttcttcatcacaccCCTCCTCAAAGTTCTGTCAGTTGCGGCCTTGGTTTTCACCTGAAAAATTCTCAAGGGCTTACAATGAAATCTGATACATCTAAACAGATACACATGTATTTACGCTTGCATGAAAATATGTGTGTGAGTGCTAGCAGAAACTAGTAAAGATAAACAAAATCTTAAAGGAGAGAAGATAAATACATATGAGGGATGATATGCATCATGTCGATTGTTGTCTAGTACAGTTTCTTCTGAATCTGATGAACTCTCCATATCCTCCTCATAAATATTTCTTGTACCATTTCTGGGTGTATATATCATTATGTCACCAGACATCACAGCAAGGTTGAGAAAATTTTCATAGGTCTCATCAATATGAATAGATAAAGCTCTATGGTTACACCTACGCGGAGCAGATTGTAGGATCCGGGAACCTTTTTGTTTGCTAGAGAGCACATTTGACCTACCAGAAACAGCATGTGCAGCTTCCACATTAACCTTTTTCTTCACCCCAGTCTTTTTTTCAGGCAAAAGACTAGCAGACTTGTTAGGAATATTTATCTTCATCTTTCCTTTCTTCAAAAATCTCCTTGAAGTTctgttaattttgtttttctttttcacccGAGAACTTTTCAGCGTCTTTGGAGTGTCAGAAGCCTCTAAACAAGGTCTTTTACTGCAACGCTCATTTATCCCACGGTTCCAACCAGAATCAGAATCCGGAGCTTCCACTTTTACATTCTCCACTGCACTTTTCAAAGATTTTTGAGTGTTAAAAGCTTCTAAGTGAGTTCTTTTATTGGAACACTGATTCATCCCACCAGAATCAAAATCTAGAGGTTCCAATTTTACATTCTCCATCACAAATAAACTCTTGTTCACTCGGAGATCCTCTTTTTCCACAGTGGCCCTGTTTTCCTTCAGAGCATACCTAACATTACTTGGGCCCTCATTAACTTCTGTGGTCAGAAGAACAGCAGATTTCTCAAGGCCATTCATCTCTCCCCTAATCATACCCTTCCTCAAATTCTTCTCAGTCACCTGAGATTTTTTCGAAGTTTCTGGAACATCTAAATTGGGCTCATAATGCAAAGAAGTAGCTTGATCCACAGAAAAATTGTCCAAATTTTCATCACCAACCTGAACTAACCCCAAGAACTTCTCATAATTCGTATCCAACAACAATTGATCCTCAAAATGTGAATATTCCTCAGCAAGCCTGACCCTCTTTCTCACAGAAAAGGTCCCCATTCGGCAACAATGAAACTGAAACAAACCCTGTTATGTTTTTCTCCCACACTTCACGGTAAACCCCGCTGTTCCTAGCTTCTGTCTTTACAGATCAAAgggaacaaaaaacaaaacccaacaaaaacaaagcaaaaaatCAGAGCATGCACTGTGGTCTTAAATAAAGACTCAATCTTTACACTTCTTTGAACAAAATAGCAAAAACCCACCATGAGTTAAACGAAAACAAGCCTTAAGACACGACATTGCGGTCCAAAAACATAAATTTACTGCACTTTCTCTGAAACCAAAAGGGAGACTTAGGCTTCTTACCTGGTTTGAAGAGCTGGAACaagtaaaagaagaagaaatagggTTCACTTTCTTCTTCTGATCACACTGATCTGAGCTTTGGACCCAATTTCTTAATTCAAAAAGAGCTTCATTTACTATAGAGTCTGAAACTGAAAAGAAATTggtgaagaaagaaaagttgCATTTATTAGACCTACTTGTATCTGTGTACTAAAACGAAAATGGCCGtaaacattattattattattttttttttaaagtaaatttttgaagaacaacaaCGTTAAACCATCAACAAAACCAACAGAAGAAAAAACAGTCtttgtcggaa
Coding sequences:
- the LOC112173867 gene encoding NAD(P)H-quinone oxidoreductase subunit M, chloroplastic isoform X2 codes for the protein MLLHSAMAATSSYMACAKFSMLGYAGRRIQLRSRRDFFIRAQQQPGEVQEPQELKIQEPQVQREKGEPKGTVPRPVETQLNVKSRNMAREYGGDWLSCATRHVRIYAAYIDPETCAFDQTQMDKLTIILDPTNEFVWTPETTNKVYSYFQELVDHYEGADLTEYTLRLIGSDIEHYIRKLLYDGEIKYNMDARVLNFSMEPLLSAFRDQKLHHA
- the LOC112173867 gene encoding NAD(P)H-quinone oxidoreductase subunit M, chloroplastic isoform X1; translated protein: MLLHSAMAATSSYMACAKFSMLGYAGRRIQLRSRRDFFIRAQQQPGEVQEPQELKIQEPQVQREKGEPKGTVPRPVETQLNVKSRNMAREYGGDWLSCATRHVRIYAAYIDPETCAFDQTQMDKLTIILDPTNEFVWTPETTNKVYSYFQELVDHYEGADLTEYTLRLIGSDIEHYIRKLLYDGEIKYNMDARVLNFSMGKPRVMFNNNEFQPQDV
- the LOC112173866 gene encoding uncharacterized protein LOC112173866, translated to MGTFSVRKRVRLAEEYSHFEDQLLLDTNYEKFLGLVQVGDENLDNFSVDQATSLHYEPNLDVPETSKKSQVTEKNLRKGMIRGEMNGLEKSAVLLTTEVNEGPSNVRYALKENRATVEKEDLRVNKSLFVMENVKLEPLDFDSGGMNQCSNKRTHLEAFNTQKSLKSAVENVKVEAPDSDSGWNRGINERCSKRPCLEASDTPKTLKSSRVKKKNKINRTSRRFLKKGKMKINIPNKSASLLPEKKTGVKKKVNVEAAHAVSGRSNVLSSKQKGSRILQSAPRRCNHRALSIHIDETYENFLNLAVMSGDIMIYTPRNGTRNIYEEDMESSSDSEETVLDNNRHDAYHPSYVKTKAATDRTLRRGVMKKKMSCPKNYEDTSSDSDLNEQDSHQNDGCRASFVKNNTAINRTMRKTVSPRARRSTLQSKNRKTPTGNLEVLRAKKSSVAKKKNIKETLNTVSAECDLVDESYEEFISVVEVDGKNLVYTPSNGGRKIYEEQEATSDAMHRDSLDSFHIMDTNGGHSIESHNQFREGLMKDLGRPYDQEEHLKLLVDACSKGPSDHETDLFNSIESGQTPREYGKTYLQVYKDLGEKIYAANGDRSRTINLYRGLFYWLKNKSQEGSFIPWKDKRCLKTMLQPEKK